From the Pseudomonas monsensis genome, the window GCCGAACCGTCGTTGATCGACTCGACCTGCGCCAGCCCCACCACCAGCGGCCAGCCCAGCCCTTCGGCGAGCAGAAACGGCAGCATGCCGGAGCCTTCACCGGTTTCCGCCTGACTGCCGGTCAGCACCACCTGGGCGCCCGCCTCGCGCAGATACGCGGTCAGCGCCGGGAGAGCATCGGCGCCAGCGGGTTGCTCCAGCACATGCATCTGCGTAAGTCCCATGCCCAGATAGGCGCGCAGTGCCGGTTCCGCGACATCGCCTGCATGCAGCACTTGCAGGTTATCCCCAGCCAGTTGCAGGCCCAATTCCACGGCGCGCGCGTCCTGTTCGGCACGGCGTGGCCGGCCCGAGGTCGGGTGGGCGCCGATGGAGACCAGGCTGATGACATTGGTGTTCATAACTGTGTCCTTCCCTTAAGCCGCATCGCGCTTGGCGTCGTTGCGGTAAGCCGCTACCGCCGCGATCAAGGCTTGAAGAATCTCCGCGCTCTCGCCGATCACCGACAGGTCGGCGCGTTTGATCATGTCGCAACCGGGATCGAGGTTGATCGCTACCACCTTGTCGCAGGCACCGATGCCCTGCAGATGCTGGATCGCCCCGGAGATACCCACAGCCACGTAGACCCGCGCGGTGACCCAGGTGCCGGACGCGCCGACCTGCCGATCCCGCGCCATGAAGCCATCGTCCACCGCCACCCGTGACGCGCCTTCGGTGGCGCCGAGCGCAGCAGCCGTTTCGTGGAAC encodes:
- the etfB gene encoding electron transfer flavoprotein subunit beta; protein product: MNTNVISLVSIGAHPTSGRPRRAEQDARAVELGLQLAGDNLQVLHAGDVAEPALRAYLGMGLTQMHVLEQPAGADALPALTAYLREAGAQVVLTGSQAETGEGSGMLPFLLAEGLGWPLVVGLAQVESINDGSALVLQALPRGQRRRLKVKLPFLATVDNAAPKPRQSAYGPARRGVLNAEDVEVLDDELLAVATLQPAKPRPKRLKVIKAKSGADRMKAATAKASGGGGQVLKGVTAQAGAEAILKLLIEEGVVR